From a single Stomoxys calcitrans chromosome 4, idStoCalc2.1, whole genome shotgun sequence genomic region:
- the LOC106089075 gene encoding serine protease SP24D gives MAYISLCKIPIVLCLLLALVEGLRHPKTRLQPRIVGGGVAQEGQFPYQVSVLVNNLHHCGGTIISERYVVTAAHCVIDDYTNKHIPVSKLSVRAGSVLTTSGGQLVKVAQVKTPPGYYLFHHDIGLVKLSEPLEFNDNVGPLALATKNPPTGVLASTSGWGRTSTFGPMSPVLKYNTLMSLTNADCRKRLGEWVYDSVICFVGTSGNGICRGDSGGPAVYNNTLVGVVDYYKLECGRKPDGFASVAANLEWLKANSKD, from the exons ATGGCATACATAAGTCTTTGCAAGATTCCAATCGTTCTTTGCCTTTTATTGGCATTAGTTGAGGGTCTTCGTCACCCCAAGACTCGTTTACAGCCTCGTATAGTTGGTGGTGGTGTGGCCCAAGAGGGCCAATTTCCCTACCAAGTGTCTGTATTGGTAAATAACCTACACCATTGTGGAGGTACTATCATATCCGAGCGTTATGTGGTAACAGCAGCCCACTGTGTCATCGATGATTATACAAATAAACA CATTCCCGTTTCAAAGTTAAGTGTTCGTGCTGGCAGTGTGTTGACGACCTCTGGAGGCCAACTTGTCAAAGTGGCCCAAGTGAAGACTCCTCCCGGTTATTATCTCTTTCATCATGACATTGGTTTGGTGAAATTGTCTGAACCCTTGGAATTCAATGATAACGTAGGTCCCTTAGCCTTGGCAACTAAAAATCCTCCAACCGGTGTTTTGGCTTCAACTTCTGGCTGGGGTCGCACTTCCACCTTTGGTCCCATGTCACCAGTGTTGAAATACAACACCTTAATGTCCCTAACCAATGCCGATTGTAGAAAAAGATTGGGAGAATGGGTGTATGACAGCGTCATCTGCTTTGTGGGAACATCTGGCAATGGCATTTGCAGAGGGGACTCTGGTGGTCCAGCTGTCTATAATAATACCTTGGTGGGAGTGGTGGATTATTATAAGCTTGAGTGTGGACGCAAACCTGATGGCTTTGCTAGTGTGGCTGCAAATCTGGAGTGGTTGAAAGCGAATTCAAAGGATTAG
- the LOC106089074 gene encoding trypsin delta: MHSQRIPKHLLFCLLWLIHQGNGAENLNDTAKMHLDTNSTPFPPLFPQGRIVNGNSANERQFPYQVSLRYHGYHICGGSILSQNYVVTAAHCVKNNPAWTLTIRAGSRLVNSGGQVVRVSEVKIHPSYRNFGNDIALLKLSQPVKFNDTVKAIALARKAPTSGAAVLTSGWGRLGKSIPNTPRVLQYTILNALTNGECKRRLLFVEPNILCLAHPAGKGVCSGDSGGPAVYKNELVGVTNYVVAGCASAYPDGYANVAYHYNWLKSNAGL, encoded by the exons ATGCATTCGCAGCGGATTCCAAAACATCTTTTATTTTGCCTACTTTGGCTTATCCATCAAGGAAATGGAGCAGAAAATCTTAATGACACCGCTAAAATGCATTTGGATACAAACTCTACACCTTTCCCTCCGCTCTTTCCacaaggacgcatagttaatgGCAATAGTGCCAATGAGAGACAATTTCCCTATCAGGTATCGTTGCGTTATCATGGCTATCATATATGTGGCGGATCGATTTTGTCGCAAAATTATGTGGTAACAGCGGCGCATTGTGTGAAGAA TAATCCTGCATGGACTTTAACCATTCGTGCTGGCAGTCGACTGGTAAATAGTGGAGGCCAAGTTGTGCGCGTATCTGAAGTCAAAATACATCCCTCATATCGTAATTTTGGCAATGATATAGCCCTATTGAAATTATCACAGCCTGTGAAATTTAACGATACAGTAAAAGCTATAGCCTTGGCTCGTAAGGCTCCGACCTCGGGTGCCGCTGTACTTACATCCGGTTGGGGTCGTTTGGGCAAAAGTATCCCAAATACTCCACGAGTTTTACAATACACCATATTGAACGCCCTTACCAATGGCGAGTGTAAACGCCGCCTATTATTTGTTGAACCGAATATTTTGTGCTTGGCCCATCCTGCTGGCAAAGGTGTTTGCAGTGGTGATTCAGGTGGTCCTGctgtatataaaaatgaattggtAGGTGTTACCAATTATGTGGTGGCGGGTTGTGCCTCCGCTTATCCAGATGGTTATGCCAATGTGGCCTATCATTATAATTGGCTAAAAAGCAATGCGGGATTGTAG
- the LOC106089070 gene encoding uncharacterized protein LOC106089070, whose translation MLRQSIWKRQVLFCLIVGLVLQLQLTKAQIQPRIVGGNFAKVGQFPYQVSLLVNGQHNCGGSIISELYVVTAAHCVVIDQSTIRIPLDMLSVRAGSLVTTSGGQHVPVAEVKIHPTYRWFNHDIALVKLAEPLHFNDNVKAIALATKNPPSGAYVSTSGWGRTSTNGPFSPLLKHNTLVSLTNGDCKKWLKSFVPASVICFVGAADNGICRGDSGGPAVYNKTLVGVVNYYENGCGYDPDGFASVALNHAWLVANSRTAGPPESPLHMPLLSPPIRQMTLFGTKRFDSFSQSSLVNEVKMGERLPARMLNEVTGKLLKNERKINTCNGYMTHTSNATINSSTIFMISKLGWVIYRKQSKMSFGSIFHKHLLIALLCLLHQQATKAGKVKPSLPLRARILGGSDAAEGQFPHQVSIRIGETHICGGSIISPSYILTAAHCAYAGEEPIDPSYLSIRAGSIYVNRGGQEANVSEITVHPSYNENDNDIALMKLAAPLQMNENVRAIELATEEPPVGSFVTTSGWGRLSQDGAQPEILQYFAMLGLPNAECKTWLPRLSDNTICLVHFNGQGVCRGDSGGPAVYDGKLVGVTNSVLGVCGRFGPDVFSSVAHHRDWVVRNSRE comes from the exons ATGTTGCGTCAAAGTATTTGGAAAAGGCAAGTCCTATTTTGCCTGATAGTGGGATTGGTGCTGCAGCTGCAGCTGACAAAAGCTCAAATACAGCCACGCATAGTGGGTGGTAACTTTGCCAAAGTAGGACAATTTCCCTATCAAGTATCCCTGCTGGTCAATGGCCAACACAATTGTGGTGGTAGCATCATATCAGAGCTTTATGTGGTGACAGCAGCCCATTGCGTGGTCATAGATCAGTCTACAATTCG AATTCCTTTAGACATGCTTAGTGTGCGAGCTGGCAGCCTTGTAACCACCTCCGGTGGCCAACATGTTCCCGTAGCCGAAGTGAAAATTCATCCTACCTATCGTTGGTTTAACCATGACATTGCCTTGgtaaaactagctgaaccccTGCATTTCAATGACAATGTTAAGGCCATAGCTTTGGCCACAAAGAATCCCCCTTCGGGCGCGTATGTCTCAACGTCTGGCTGGGGTCGCACAAGCACCAACGGCCCTTTTTCACCTCTCTTGAAACATAACACTTTGGTGTCCCTAACGAATGGCGATTgtaaaaaatggttaaaaagttTTGTGCCTGCCAGCGTCATCTGTTTTGTTGGAGCCGCTGACAATGGCATATGCCGAGGTGATTCCGGTGGTCCCGCTGTTTACAATAAAACACTAGTGGGTGTGGTGAATTACTACGAAAACGGTTGCGGCTATGATCCTGATGGGTTTGCCAGTGTTGCTCTGAATCATGCTTGGTTGGTAGCCAACTCTAGG ACAGCTGGACCACCAGAATCACCTTTGCATATGCCGTTGTTATCGCCGCCCATAAGGCAGATGACACTCTTCGGTACAAAACGTTTTGATTCTTTTTCGCAATCGTCTCTGGTCAACGAGGTTAAG ATGGGTGAAAGACTGCCAGCTCGAATGCTCAATGAAGTAACAGGTAAACTTttgaaaaatgaaagaaaaattaacacCTGCAATGGCTAT ATGACACATACTTCAAATGCGACTATAAATAGCTCAACAATTTTCATGATTAGCAAACTTGGTTGGGTGATTTATAGAAAACAATCCAAAATGAGTTTCGGAAGTATTTTCCACAAGCATTTGTTAATCGCTCTTTTGTGTTTGCTGCACCAACAAGCAACAAAAGCCGGAAAGGTAAAACCTTCGCTGCCTCTACGTGCACGCATTCTAGGTGGCTCCGATGCTGCCGAAGGGCAATTTCCCCATCAGGTGTCCATAAGGATTGGAGAGACCCATATATGTGGCGGCTCCATAATATCACCTTCATATATACTGACGGCGGCCCATTGTGCATATGCTGGAGAAGAACCCAT tgatccctcttatttgagcataCGTGCTGGCAGCATCTATGTCAACCGCGGTGGCCAGGAGGCCAATGTTTCGGAAATAACCGTCCATCCTTCGTATAACGAAAACGATAACGACATTGCCCTCATGAAATTGGCGGCCCCCTtgcaaatgaatgaaaatgtgcGCGCCATTGAATTGGCTACCGAGGAACCACCTGTTGGCTCTTTTGTCACTACTTCTGGCTGGGGACGCCTTAGCCAAGACGGTGCCCAACCTGAAATTCTACAATACTTTGCCATGTTAGGTTTGCCAAATGCCGAATGTAAAACCTGGCTGCCCCGTCTCTCTGATAACACCATTTGTTTGGTCCATTTCAATGGGCAAGGTGTGTGCAGAGGCGATTCTGGTGGCCCAGCAGTCTATGATGGCAAATTGGTTGGTGTCACCAATTCAGTTCTTGGTGTATGTGGTAGATTTGGCCCTGATGTATTTTCCAGTGTGGCCCATCATCGCGATTGGGTGGTCAGAAATTCGCGCGAATAA
- the LOC106089071 gene encoding serine protease SP24D has product MAFASFVKKQIVVFVLLWMGAESARPRPRIVGGNFAHEGQFPHQVSILVDGEHNCGGSIMSERYVITAAHCVTYGNPPQRIPLDVMKVRAGSVLYNSGGQLVGVEEVKIHPSYNRFENDIALIKLSEALQMNDDVASIPLATQNPPSGVYVSTSGWGRISYDGPLSTSLKFNTLVSLDRRDCSLWSSSNVPEKVICVVGSADNGVCRGDSGGPAVYQNELVGVTNYIQGGCGYNPDGFASVAEHLEWLRENSRE; this is encoded by the exons ATGGCTTTCGCGAGCTTTGTTAAGaaacaaattgttgtttttgtattattatGGATGGGAGCTGAAAGTGCAAGGCCTCGTCCACGCATAGTTGGTGGAAACTTTGCCCACGAAGGACAATTTCCTCACCAGGTATCTATACTCGTGGATGGCGAACATAATTGTGGAGGTTCCATAATGTCGGAACGTTATGTAATAACAGCAGCCCATTGTGTGACCTATGGAAATCCACCTCAACG CATCCCCTTGGATGTGATGAAGGTTAGAGctggcagtgtgttgtacaattCCGGAGGCCAACTTGTTGGAGTAGAGGAGGTGAAAATTCATCCTTCTTATAATCGATTCGAAAACGACATTGCCTTGATCAAATTATCCGAAGCCTTGCAAATGAATGATGATGTGGCCAGCATTCCTTTGGCCACTCAGAATCCCCCCTCTGGCGTTTACGTTTCCACCTCTGGTTGGGGTCGCATTAGCTACGATGGACCCCTATCAACTAGTCTGAAATTCAACACCCTGGTTTCGCTTGACCGTCGTGATTGTAGTCTCTGGTCCAGTAGCAATGTACCCGAGAAGGTGATTTGCGTCGTTGGTTCTGCCGACAATGGAGTTTGTCGCGGTGATTCGGGTGGTCCTGCAGTCTACCAAAATGAGTTAGTGGGTGTTACCAACTACATTCAGGGTGGATGCGGCTACAACCCTGATGGTTTTGCCAGTGTAGCCGAACATCTTGAGTGGCTGAGAGAAAATTCACGagaataa
- the LOC106089083 gene encoding serine protease SP24D, with product MAADSLWKKHFLLCLLGALALWQGVECLKHSKPPLLPRIVGGSFAKLGQFPYQVALLYNNEHLCGGSIISKEYIITAAHCVVYQYTKTRLPVTSLSIRAGSLSPIFGGQQVGVANITINPAYDWFHHDIAVLKLSEPLEFNENVQAIALANADPPSGVQVSTSGWGRTSTYGPFATLLKNHTLTSLTRDDCEKESKRFVPKSVICLMGGDNNGICKGDSGGPAVYNNTLVGVVNYYNKGCGVEPEGFASIKQNRGWIRDNSGGI from the exons ATGGCTGCCGATAGTCTTTGGAAGAAACATTTCTTGCTTTGCCTCTTAGGGGCATTGGCCCTTTGGCAAGGAGTTGAATGTCTCAAACATTCCAAGCCTCCTCTACTGCCACGCATAGTAGGAGGAAGCTTTGCCAAATTAGGACAATTTCCCTATCAGGTTGCTCTGTTGTACAACAACGAACATTTATGTGGTGGTTCCATTATCTCTAAGGAATATATTATCACTGCTGCTCATTGCGTGGTCTATCAATACACCAAAACTCG TTTACCTGTTACTTCATTGAGCATTCGAGCTGGCAGTCTTTCACCCATCTTTGGCGGTCAACAAGTGGGAGTGGCAAACATAACCATTAATCCTGCCTACGATTGGTTCCATCATGACATTGCTGTGCTCAAATTGTCCGAACCTTTGGAATTCAACGAGAATGTGCAAGCCATAGCTTTGGCCAATGCCGACCCACCATCAGGTGTGCAAGTCTCAACCTCAGGTTGGGGACGCACCAGTACCTATGGCCCCTTTGCAACACTTTTGAAAAATCATACCTTAACCTCGTTGACCAGAGACGATTGCGAAAAAGAATCAAAACGTTTTGTACCGAAGAGTGTCATCTGCCTTATGGGCGGCGATAACAACGGCATATGCAAAGGTGATTCTGGTGGTCCAGCTGTCTATAACAATACCTTGGTGGGAGTGGTGAACTACTATAACAAAGGCTGCGGCGTAGAACCCGAAGGATTTGCCAGCATAAAACAAAATCGTGGTTGGATCAGAGACAATAGTGGTGGTATTTAA
- the LOC106089081 gene encoding serine protease SP24D, with protein MAFVSFEKKQIFIFLLLWLGAESARPRPRIVGGNFAHEGQFPHQVSLLVNNRHHCGGSIISERYVITAAHCVTNGNPPHPIPLDILEVRAGSTSYNSGGQLVGVEELKVHPSFNEFDNDIALIKLAESLEMNEDVASIPLATQNPPSGVNVSTSGWGRTSYDGPLSTRLKFNTLVSLDRRDCSLWAADYVPEKVFCVVGSAANGVCRGDSGGPAVYQNELVGVTNYVQGGCGYYPDGFASVAEHLDWLRENSRD; from the exons ATGGCTTTTGTAAGCTTtgaaaagaaacaaatttttatttttctattattatGGTTGGGAGCTGAAAGTGCAAGGCCTCGTCCACGCATAGttggtggaaattttgcccatgaaggaCAATTTCCTCACCAGGTATCTTTACTGGTGAATAATAGACATCATTGTGGTGGTTCCATAATCTCGGAACGTTATGTAATAACAGCAGCCCATTGTGTGACCAATGGAAATCCACCTCATCC CATTCCTTTGGACATTTTGGAGGTTAGAGCTGGCAGTACATCCTACAATTCCGGTGGCCAACTTGTGGGAGTAGAGGAGTTAAAAGTTCATCCTTCGTTTAACGAATTCGACAACGACATTGCCTTGATCAAATTAGCCGAATCCTTGGAAATGAATGAAGATGTGGCCAGCATTCCTTTAGCCACTCAGAATCCCCCCTCTGGCGTCAACGTTTCTACCTCTGGTTGGGGTCGCACTAGCTACGATGGACCGCTATCAACTCGTCTGAAATTTAACACCCTTGTATCTCTTGACCGTCGCGATTGTAGTCTCTGGGCCGCTGACTATGTACCCGAAAAGGTCTTTTGCGTGGTTGGCTCTGCAGCTAATGGAGTTTGCCGCGGCGATTCAGGTGGCCCTGCTGTCTATCAAAATGAATTGGTGGGTGTTACCAACTATGTCCAGGGCGGATGTGGTTACTATCCTGATGGGTTTGCCAGTGTGGCCGAACATCTTGATTGGTTGAGAGAAAATTCACgcgattaa
- the LOC106089076 gene encoding trypsin alpha — translation MSFGRIFLKHFVIALLWLLHQQEAEAGNVKPKLPLRGRIVDGVDAIEGQFPYQVSVWFEGSHMCGGSIISPSYILTAAHCAYAGQDQVVDPSLLSVRAGSIYNNRGGQVASVSEITVHPSYNGNDSDMALLKLSDPLEMNANVRAIELATEEPPLGSFVTTSGWGRLSEGGVRPETLHYLLVLGLPNANCKNWLPHLSNTSTCFVHLKGQGVCNGDSGGPAVYEDKLVGVTSWVLGDCGAVYGPDVYSSVVYHRDWITRNSRE, via the exons ATGtcttttggtagaattttcctTAAGCACTTTGTAATTGCTCTCTTGTGGTTGCTACACCAACAAGAAGCAGAAGCCGGGAATGTTAAGCCTAAACTGCCACTACGTGGCCGTATTGTAGATGGTGTGGATGCTATTGAGGGACAATTTCCCTATCAGGTATCCGTATGGTTTGAAGGGTCTCACATGTGTGGTGGTTCCATTATATCACCTTCATACATCCTAACCGCAGCCCATTGTGCATATGCTGGACAAGATCAGGT aGTTGACCCTTCCTTATTGAGCGTTCGTGCTGGCAGCATTTATAACAACCGCGGTGGTCAAGTAGCCAGTGTTTCGGAGATAACCGTCCATCCTTCTTATAATGGCAATGACAGCGATATGGCCCTCCTAAAATTATCTGATCCCTTGGAAATGAATGCAAATGTGCGTGCTATTGAATTGGCTACGGAGGAACCACCACTGGGTTCCTTTGTCACCACTTCTGGTTGGGGACGCCTTAGTGAAGGCGGTGTCCGACCTGAAACTCTTCATTATCTCCTCGTCTTGGGTTTGCCTAATGCTAATTGTAAAAATTGGTTGCCACATCTTTCAAACACCAGCACATGTTTCGTCCATCTCAAAGGACAAGGTGTCTGTAATGGTGACTCTGGTGGCCCAGCTGTTTACGAAGATAAATTGGTGGGTGTTACCAGTTGGGTGCTGGGCGATTGTGGTGCTGTATATGGTCCTGATGTTTACTCTAGTGTGGTATATCATCGCGATTGGATTACAAGAAATTCTCGCGAATAG